A stretch of Pristiophorus japonicus isolate sPriJap1 chromosome 10, sPriJap1.hap1, whole genome shotgun sequence DNA encodes these proteins:
- the gja3 gene encoding gap junction alpha-3 protein produces the protein MGDWSFLGRLLENAQEHSTVVGKVWLTVLFIFRILVLGAAAEEVWGDEQSDFTCNTQQPGCENVCYDKAFPISHIRFWVLQIIFVSTPTLIYLGHVLHIVRMEDKRKEREEEIRKAKNQGDKELLLQNGKKGKLPFRDEHGKIRIRGALLRTYVFNIIFKAMFEIGFIVGQYILYGFELRPLYRCNRWPCPNTVDCFISRPTEKTIFILFMLVVACVSLFLNLMEIYHLGWKKLRQGVTNRHPPDLQPKPELITPVNRTVPGSFSYPYFPDTTEGPHPYPGGPPTEFKMAPLPEDRSPYVVYNNKLAAEQNWANFATEQTRELKRSTSNGKKEHVAPVSTNEDSGTTGGAARGNGHLTTTVEMHEPPGTDTRRLSRASKTSSGRARSDDLAV, from the coding sequence ATGGGTGACTGGAGTTTTCTGGGAAGGCTTTTGGAGAATGCACAGGAACACTCGACAGTGGTAGGCAAGGTCTGGTTGACTGTGCTCTTCATCTTCCGGATCCTAGTGCTGGGAGCTGCGGCGGAAGAGGTCTGGGGAGATGAACAATCCGATTTCACCTGCAATACCCAACAGCCTGGCTGCGAGAACGTCTGCTATGACAAGGCATTCCCCATCTCCCACATACGATTCTGGGTCCTCCAGATCATCTTTGTCTCAACGCCCACCTTGATATACCTGGGCCATGTACTGCACATAGTGCGTATGGAAGATaaaaggaaagagagggaggaagaaaTTAGGAAAGCCAAGAACCAAGGAGACAAAGAACTGCTGCTTCAGAACGGCAAAAAGGGGAAGCTTCCTTTTAGGGATGAACATGGTAAAATCCGAATTCGAGGGGCCCTGCTACGCACCTACGTTTTCAATATTATTTTCAAAGCGATGTTTGAAATTGGATTTATTGTAGGTCAGTATATCTTGTATGGCTTTGAGCTTAGACCTCTGTATAGGTGCAACAGATGGCCATGTCCCAACACCGTGGACTGCTTCATATCACGGCCAACAGAAAAGACTATCTTCATCCTATTTATGCTTGTGGTGGCTTGCGTGTCCCTTTTCTTGAACTTAATGGAAATCTATCACCTCGGCTGGAAAAAGCTGCGTCAGGGAGTGACCAACCGACACCCCCCGGACCTCCAGCCGAAGCCGGAGCTGATAACGCCAGTCAACAGGACTGTGCCGGGCAGCTTCAGTTACCCCTATTTCCCTGACACGACGGAGGGACCCCACCCCTACCCGGGGGGCCCGCCCACTGAGTTCAAAATGGCGCCGCTGCCCGAGGACAGGTCGCCCTACGTGGTGTATAACAACAAACTGGCCGCCGAGCAGAACTGGGCCAACTTCGCGACCGAGCAGACCCGCGAGCTCAAACGCAGCACCAGCAACGGCAAGAAGGAGCACGTGGCCCCGGTCTCGACCAATGAGGACAGCGGAACTACGGGTGGGGCGGCGCGCGGCAATGGTCACCTGACTACAACGGTAGAGATGCACGAGCCTCCTGGCACAGACACGCGCCGCCTGAGCAGGGCCAGTAAAACCAGCAGCGGCAGGGCTAGGTCGGACGATCTAGCGGTTTAG